One genomic region from Gossypium hirsutum isolate 1008001.06 chromosome D13, Gossypium_hirsutum_v2.1, whole genome shotgun sequence encodes:
- the LOC107940672 gene encoding xylulose 5-phosphate/phosphate translocator, chloroplastic, with protein MFTLNLIPSTPITFSKSTHQYFPIKRIQTPKNLAEAPVFLTKSTPLNFNKIHACPFGKIQALSTKTTHLGKILENPSRKAGSHVPKAAASSESNPEGEAESVEAAAAAKSKAKTLQLALVFGFWYFQNIVFNIYNKKALNVFPFPWLLASFQLFAGSIWMLVLWSLKLQPCPKITKPFIIALLGPALFHTIGHISACVSFSKVAVSFTHVIKSSEPVFSVVFSSFLGDTYPLKVWLSILPIVLGCSLAAITEVSFNFQGLWGALISNVGFVLRNIYSKRSLQNFKEVNGLNLYGWISIISLFYLFPVAVLVEGSQWVQGYQQAIQTVGKASTFYIWVLLSGIFYHLYNQSSYQALDEISPLTFSVGNTMKRVVVIVSTVLVFRNPVRPLNALGSGIAILGTFLYSQATAKKVSAPEKKS; from the coding sequence ATGTTTACTCTGAATCTCATACCATCCACTCCCATCACTTTCTCCAAATCCACTCATCAATACTTTCCCATAAAAAGGATCCAAACCCCAAAGAACTTGGCTGAGGCTCCTGTTTTTCTCACCAAATCCACACCTCTCAACTTCAACAAAATCCATGCCTGCCCTTTTGGCAAGATCCAAGCTTTAAGCACCAAAACTACCCATCTGGGGAAAATCCTTGAAAACCCATCTAGGAAAGCAGGATCCCATGTTCCCAAAGCAGCTGCATCATCTGAATCTAATCCTGAAGGAGAAGCTGAATCTGTTGAAGCAGCAGCAGCCGCTAAATCGAAGGCCAAGACTTTACAGCTTGCACTTGTGTTCGGTTTTTGGTACTTTCAGAACATTGTCTTTAACATTTACAATAAAAAAGCATTGAATGTCTTCCCATTCCCTTGGCTGCTTGCTTCTTTTCAACTCTTTGCTGGTTCAATTTGGATGTTGGTTCTGTGGTCTTTAAAGTTGCAACCTTGTCCCAAAATCACAAAGCCTTTTATTATTGCTCTTCTTGGACCTGCATTGTTTCACACAATAGGCCACATTTCAGCTTGCGTTTCGTTTTCTAAAGTTGCTGTTTCCTTCACTCATGTTATCAAATCATCGGAGCCTGTGTTTTCGGTTGTTTTCTCTTCATTCCTTGGTGATACATACCCTTTGAAAGTCTGGCTTTCCATTCTCCCCATTGTTTTGGGATGTTCTCTAGCTGCTATAACTGAGGTTTCCTTCAATTTTCAAGGCTTGTGGGGTGCTTTGATTAGCAATGTGGGGTTTGTGTTAAGAAACATATATTCCAAGAGAAGTTTGCAAAACTTCAAAGAAGTGAATGGATTGAATCTTTATGGTTGGATCAGTATAATCTCTCTGTTTTATCTGTTTCCAGTGGCGGTTCTTGTTGAAGGGTCCCAATGGGTTCAAGGATATCAGCAAGCAATCCAAACAGTGGGGAAAGCCTCAACCTTTTACATATGGGTTTTGCTTTCTGGGATATTTTATCACCTATACAACCAATCATCTTATCAGGCACTTGATGAGATTAGCCCTTTGACATTTTCAGTTGGGAACACCATGAAGAGAGTTGTGGTTATAGTGTCAACTGTTTTGGTGTTTAGGAATCCAGTGAGGCCTTTGAATGCACTTGGATCTGGGATTGCCATTCTTGGAACTTTCTTGTATTCTCAAGCAACAGCTAAGAAGGTCTCTGCTCCTGAAAAAAAAAGCTAA